From the genome of Lutzomyia longipalpis isolate SR_M1_2022 chromosome 2, ASM2433408v1, one region includes:
- the LOC129789112 gene encoding mitochondrial inner membrane protease ATP23 homolog translates to MVNSDDKKTKGFAADAKVDEQSAKSKVDTDLSKWGYDLYPERKGEKYKTSWTKVISGVEGRENIDKVKCERNVFKCVKNSPLVKLMMGALKSSGCPIDIRRHFSCEVCDPSVTGGYDPVLNQIVICQNSSRNEGMIQGVLTHELIHMFDFCRNELDFQNIDHLACTEIRAANLAHCSFLSAWTQGDASPLNIKTTHQDCVKSKALASVLAVRNVSKDEAIEAIERVFPKCYADLEPIGRRIRRNSRDMHNAFIEGPMYGYDVY, encoded by the exons ATGGTTAATTCTGATGATAAAAAGACAAAAGGATTTGCAGCAGATGCAAAGGTAGATGAGCAATCTGCAAAATCAAAGGTAGACACAGATTTATCCAAGTGGGGTTATGATTTGTATCCGGAGAGGAAAGGTGAAAA GTACAAAACATCATGGACAAAGGTAATTTCTGGAGTTGAAGGACGCGAAAATATCGACAAGGTCAAGTGCGAAAGGAATGTTTTCAAATGCGTCAAGAATAGCCCCCTTGTGAAGCTGATGATGGGAGCTCTCAAGAGTTCGGGATGCCCAATTGATATTCGCCGGCACTTTTCATGCGAAGTATGCGACCCCTCCGTTACGGGTGGCTACGATCCGGTCCTCAATCAGATTGTCATCTGCCAGAATTCCTCCCGGAATGAGGGAATGATTCAGGGAGTCCTAACGCACGAGCTAATCCACATGTTTGACTTTTGCCGCAACGAATTGGATTTCCAGAACATTGATCATCTGGCCTGTACGGAAATTAGAGCTGCAAATCTTGCTCATTGTTCCTTCCTTAGTGCCTGGACCCAAGGCGATGCATCcccattaaatattaaaacaacTCATCAAGATT gtgTTAAAAGCAAAGCTCTTGCATCTGTGCTCGCGGTGAGGAATGTATCAAAGGACGAGGCAATTGAGGCCATTGAGAGAGTCTTCCCCAAATGCTATGCAGATTTGGAGCCCATCGGGAGGCGCATCCGGAGAAATTCACGAGACATGCACAATGCATTCATTGAGGGTCCAATGTATGGCTATGATGTGTATTAA
- the LOC129789108 gene encoding uncharacterized protein LOC129789108 isoform X1 yields MCVTQISPMPSSSASTFGKSTTSISIRRRPFVFLSNLLRRRKVLEIDDMMFERGNREMNQRARSEPSVISYSCTQMNAATKAASPSISTLTLTPGRCRDIDQDMQALRLSRQDNPFVQKILASRESLVDTLDDTVSDDAILMSQEFNPELESDPFTLPEVQEHMIRSPPPTTWPRSPHFSIFNFSQENVLTVSSQSSEEDAPNSRSRLNEIFSPNRQIQVTTAEISPAPNMSKSRNCVMLKEHGGTALPRPHSAHHCESDRSTIPRPLSHYEGPLSVRNFK; encoded by the exons atgtgtgtgaccCAAATATCCCCTATGCCATCGTCAAGTGCATCAACGTTTGGTAAGAGCACCACCAGCATTAGTATCAGGAGGCGCCCATTTGTATTCCTGTCCAACCTACTGCGCCGGAGGAAGGTGCTCGAGATCGACGACATGATGTTTGAGCGTGGGAATCGGGAAATGAATCAGAGAGCCCGCTCTGAACCATCAG tGATTAGCTATAGTTGCACGCAAATGAATGCCGCCACCAAAGCCGCCTCCCCATCAATATCCACCCTCACACTCACCCCAGGACGGTGTCGTGATATTGATCAGGACATGCAGGCATTGCGACTATCGCGTCAGGACAATCCCTTTGTGCAGAAAATCCTTGCGAGTCGTGAGAGCTTGGTGGACACGCTGGACGATACGGTGTCCGATGATGCCATCCTCATGTCGCAGGAGTTCAATCCTGAGCTCGAATCGGATCCCTTCACACTACCCGAGGTGCAGGAGCATATGATTCGATCCCCGCCACCCACAACATGGCCCAGATCCCCACATTTCAGCATATTCAACTTCTCCCAGGAGAATGTCCTCACAGTTAGTTCACAGAGCAGTGAG GAGGATGCACCAAATTCACGATCCCGACTGAATGAGATTTTCTCACCGAATCGACAGATTCAGGTGACGACGGCTGAAATATCTCCAGCGCCAAATATGAGCAAAAGCAGGAATTGTGTGATGCTCAAGGAACACGGTGGGACGGCTCTTCCTCGTCCCCATAGTGCTCATCATTG TGAATCAGATAGATCAACAATCCCACGTCCTCTGAGTCACTACGAAGGACCTCTTAGTGTAcggaattttaaatga
- the LOC129789108 gene encoding uncharacterized protein LOC129789108 isoform X2 — MISYSCTQMNAATKAASPSISTLTLTPGRCRDIDQDMQALRLSRQDNPFVQKILASRESLVDTLDDTVSDDAILMSQEFNPELESDPFTLPEVQEHMIRSPPPTTWPRSPHFSIFNFSQENVLTVSSQSSEEDAPNSRSRLNEIFSPNRQIQVTTAEISPAPNMSKSRNCVMLKEHGGTALPRPHSAHHCESDRSTIPRPLSHYEGPLSVRNFK, encoded by the exons A tGATTAGCTATAGTTGCACGCAAATGAATGCCGCCACCAAAGCCGCCTCCCCATCAATATCCACCCTCACACTCACCCCAGGACGGTGTCGTGATATTGATCAGGACATGCAGGCATTGCGACTATCGCGTCAGGACAATCCCTTTGTGCAGAAAATCCTTGCGAGTCGTGAGAGCTTGGTGGACACGCTGGACGATACGGTGTCCGATGATGCCATCCTCATGTCGCAGGAGTTCAATCCTGAGCTCGAATCGGATCCCTTCACACTACCCGAGGTGCAGGAGCATATGATTCGATCCCCGCCACCCACAACATGGCCCAGATCCCCACATTTCAGCATATTCAACTTCTCCCAGGAGAATGTCCTCACAGTTAGTTCACAGAGCAGTGAG GAGGATGCACCAAATTCACGATCCCGACTGAATGAGATTTTCTCACCGAATCGACAGATTCAGGTGACGACGGCTGAAATATCTCCAGCGCCAAATATGAGCAAAAGCAGGAATTGTGTGATGCTCAAGGAACACGGTGGGACGGCTCTTCCTCGTCCCCATAGTGCTCATCATTG TGAATCAGATAGATCAACAATCCCACGTCCTCTGAGTCACTACGAAGGACCTCTTAGTGTAcggaattttaaatga